From the genome of Nakamurella flavida, one region includes:
- a CDS encoding YqjF family protein, with amino-acid sequence MTPPPRNAPALAGPVLSDQRWLNLAFLHWAVDPADVAPHLPRGTEPDLDADGRTFVGLIPFEMHRAGLGRVPAPFFGSFLETNIRLYSVDAAGRHGVVFRSLDASRLAIVLLARFGIRIPYLWSSMTAETLGRVHTYRTHRRWPGPGARSEIVLEVGGPVEPTATEEFLTLRWGMHSSLGGRTIWTPNEHEAWPLHEARLLHLSDDLGTAAGFPVAGEPTLRPLWTPGVRTRFGTPSRVA; translated from the coding sequence GTGACCCCTCCCCCGCGGAACGCTCCTGCCCTGGCCGGTCCGGTGCTCTCCGATCAGCGCTGGCTGAACCTGGCCTTCCTGCACTGGGCCGTCGACCCGGCCGATGTGGCGCCGCACCTGCCCCGGGGGACCGAGCCGGACCTGGATGCCGACGGCCGCACGTTCGTCGGGCTGATCCCGTTCGAGATGCACCGCGCCGGGCTGGGCCGGGTGCCGGCCCCCTTCTTCGGGTCCTTCCTGGAGACCAACATCCGGCTCTACTCCGTCGACGCCGCGGGACGGCACGGGGTGGTCTTCCGGTCGCTGGACGCGAGCCGGTTGGCCATCGTCCTGCTCGCCCGGTTCGGCATCCGCATCCCGTACCTGTGGTCGTCGATGACGGCGGAGACGCTGGGCCGGGTGCACACCTACCGCACGCACCGTCGCTGGCCGGGGCCGGGTGCCCGCAGCGAGATCGTGCTGGAGGTCGGCGGTCCCGTGGAGCCGACGGCCACCGAGGAGTTCCTGACCCTGCGCTGGGGCATGCACAGCAGCCTGGGCGGACGGACGATCTGGACGCCGAACGAGCACGAGGCCTGGCCGTTGCACGAAGCGAGGCTGCTGCACCTGTCCGACGATCTGGGCACCGCCGCCGGTTTCCCTGTCGCCGGTGAGCCCACGTTGCGGCCGCTCTGGACGCCGGGTGTCCGGACGCGCTTCGGCACGCCGTCGCGCGTCGCCTGA
- the prcA gene encoding proteasome subunit alpha — protein MSMPLYASPEQFMRDRSEYARKGIGRGRSVVVTTYSGGVLFVAENHSPTLHKVSEIYDRIGFAGVGRYNEFENLRTAGIRLADVRGFSYDRKDVTGRWLANAFAQTLGSIFSEHQKPFEVEVCVAEVATVEESADEQGPRDQLYRISYDGSIVDESRYVVMGGATEPVLTSLKASFEAGWDLRTALAAAVTALGTTGENPPRSLIPAQLEVAVLDRSLPGRTFRRVAGTVLQELLEPAATPAGPAPVDPPAEPAEPTDPVEAGADIPVEPTGPAT, from the coding sequence GTGAGCATGCCCCTGTACGCCTCACCCGAGCAGTTCATGCGGGACCGCTCCGAGTACGCCCGCAAGGGCATCGGGCGGGGGCGCAGTGTCGTGGTGACCACCTACTCCGGCGGGGTGCTGTTCGTCGCGGAGAACCACTCGCCGACGCTGCACAAGGTCAGCGAGATCTACGACCGCATCGGTTTCGCCGGGGTCGGCCGCTACAACGAGTTCGAGAACCTGCGGACCGCCGGGATCCGGCTCGCCGACGTCCGGGGTTTCTCCTACGACCGCAAGGACGTCACCGGCCGCTGGCTCGCCAACGCCTTCGCCCAGACCCTCGGATCCATCTTCTCCGAGCACCAGAAGCCGTTCGAGGTCGAGGTGTGCGTGGCCGAGGTGGCCACCGTCGAGGAGTCCGCGGACGAGCAGGGCCCCCGTGATCAGCTGTACCGCATCTCCTACGACGGGTCGATCGTCGACGAGTCGCGCTACGTGGTGATGGGTGGGGCGACCGAACCGGTGCTCACCTCCCTGAAAGCCTCCTTCGAGGCTGGATGGGACCTGCGGACGGCGCTCGCGGCCGCGGTCACCGCGCTGGGGACCACCGGGGAGAACCCGCCCCGCAGCCTGATCCCCGCCCAGCTCGAGGTCGCCGTCCTCGACCGGTCCCTGCCCGGCCGCACGTTCCGCCGGGTGGCGGGCACCGTCCTGCAGGAGCTGCTCGAGCCCGCTGCGACACCGGCCGGTCCTGCGCCGGTGGACCCACCCGCCGAGCCCGCCGAACCGACGGATCCGGTCGAGGCCGGGGCCGACATCCCGGTGGAGCCGACCGGCCCGGCCACCTGA
- the pafA gene encoding Pup--protein ligase — protein MQRRILGIETEFGITCTFHGQRRLSPDEVARYLFRRVVSWGRSSNVFLRNGSRLYLDVGSHPEYATAECDDLPTLIAHDKAGERILQDLVVDAEARLAEEGIGGDIYLFKNNTDSAGNSYGCHENFLISRGGEFARISDGLIPFLVTRQLIAGAGKVLQSPRGAAYCLSQRADHIWEGVSSATTRSRPIINTRDEPHADAEKYRRLHVIVGDSNMSETTTLLKVGSAALVLEMIEAGVGLRDFTFENPIRAIREISHDITGRKPVRLAGGGEISALDAQTEYYAKAAEYVAKRGTDPVSERVLDLWRRTLEAVQTGDFSTVDTEIDWVIKKKLIDGYMAKNGLDLASPRVAQIDLTYHDVRPGRGLHSLLVARGRAARVVTDAQIDEAVTLPPQTTRARLRGEFVAAAQDAGRDYTVDWVHLKLNDQAQRTVLLKDPFRNNDERVQKLIESM, from the coding sequence ATGCAGCGGCGGATCCTCGGGATCGAGACGGAGTTCGGCATCACCTGCACCTTCCACGGTCAGCGCAGGTTGAGCCCCGACGAGGTGGCGAGATACCTGTTCCGCCGGGTGGTGTCCTGGGGCCGTTCGTCGAACGTGTTCCTGCGCAACGGGTCCCGGCTCTACCTGGACGTGGGATCGCACCCGGAGTACGCGACGGCCGAGTGCGACGACCTGCCCACGCTGATCGCCCACGACAAGGCCGGCGAGCGGATCCTGCAGGACCTCGTGGTCGACGCGGAGGCCCGGCTGGCCGAGGAGGGCATCGGCGGTGACATCTACCTGTTCAAGAACAACACCGACTCCGCGGGCAACTCCTACGGCTGCCACGAGAACTTCCTCATCAGCCGGGGCGGCGAGTTCGCCAGGATCTCCGACGGACTCATCCCGTTCCTGGTCACCCGTCAGCTGATCGCCGGTGCCGGCAAGGTGCTGCAGTCCCCGCGCGGTGCCGCGTACTGCCTCTCGCAGCGCGCCGACCACATCTGGGAGGGCGTGTCCAGCGCCACCACCCGGTCCCGGCCGATCATCAACACCCGGGACGAGCCGCACGCCGACGCCGAGAAGTACCGCCGGCTGCACGTCATCGTCGGCGACTCCAACATGAGCGAGACGACGACGTTGCTCAAGGTGGGCAGCGCGGCCCTGGTGCTGGAGATGATCGAGGCGGGGGTGGGTCTGCGGGACTTCACCTTCGAGAACCCGATCCGCGCCATCCGCGAGATCTCCCACGACATCACCGGTCGCAAACCCGTCCGGTTGGCCGGTGGCGGGGAGATCTCCGCCCTGGACGCCCAGACCGAGTACTACGCCAAGGCCGCCGAGTACGTGGCCAAGCGGGGGACCGACCCGGTCAGCGAGCGGGTGCTGGACCTATGGCGGCGGACCCTGGAGGCCGTGCAGACCGGCGACTTCTCCACGGTGGACACCGAGATCGACTGGGTCATCAAGAAGAAGCTGATCGACGGCTACATGGCCAAGAACGGCCTCGACCTGGCCAGCCCCCGGGTGGCCCAGATCGACCTGACCTACCACGACGTCCGCCCCGGTCGCGGCCTGCACTCCCTGCTGGTTGCCCGGGGCCGGGCGGCCCGGGTGGTCACCGATGCGCAGATCGACGAGGCGGTGACCCTGCCGCCGCAGACGACCCGGGCGCGGTTGCGCGGCGAGTTCGTCGCCGCGGCCCAGGACGCGGGACGCGACTACACCGTCGACTGGGTCCACCTCAAGCTCAACGACCAGGCCCAGCGGACCGTCCTGCTCAAGGATCCGTTCCGCAACAACGACGAGCGGGTGCAGAAGCTCATCGAATCCATGTGA
- a CDS encoding ubiquitin-like protein Pup produces the protein MAQEQTTRQGGGDSDESTDGASAAGQERRDKLAAETDDILDEIDDVLESNAEDFVRSYVQKGGQ, from the coding sequence ATGGCGCAGGAGCAGACGACCAGGCAGGGTGGCGGCGACTCGGACGAGTCGACCGACGGCGCATCGGCCGCCGGTCAGGAGCGCCGCGACAAGCTCGCGGCCGAGACCGACGACATCCTGGACGAGATCGACGACGTGCTGGAATCCAACGCCGAGGACTTCGTGCGGTCCTACGTCCAGAAGGGCGGCCAGTGA
- the prcB gene encoding proteasome subunit beta, which translates to MTPSAPTGAGSWPVSALPAAYLRPGSASFSDFLAEVDPGLLPGHGHSAGAAHLAAPHGTTIVAVTCSEGVVLAGDRRATMGNLVASREIEKVFVADSHSAVGIAGTAGLAVEMVRLFQLELEHYEKIEGVRLSLDGKANRLAAMIRGNLGAAMQGLAVVPLFAGVDPAPRVPVLRTTGERSPGRIFSYDVVGGKYEEHDYHAVGSGSLFARSALKKRFDPSADLPGAVRAAVEALYDAADDDTATGGPDLTRRIYPVVVAITAQGAVRWTDDAVGAVAQAVVTGRMTNPGG; encoded by the coding sequence GTGACCCCGTCCGCTCCCACGGGGGCCGGGTCCTGGCCGGTGTCGGCCCTGCCCGCGGCATACCTGCGGCCCGGATCGGCGTCCTTCAGCGATTTCCTCGCCGAGGTCGACCCGGGCCTGCTGCCCGGGCACGGACACAGCGCCGGGGCGGCCCACCTCGCCGCCCCCCACGGCACCACCATCGTCGCGGTGACCTGCTCCGAGGGCGTCGTGCTGGCCGGTGACCGGCGGGCGACCATGGGCAACCTGGTGGCGTCCCGGGAGATCGAGAAGGTCTTCGTCGCCGATTCGCACTCGGCGGTCGGCATCGCCGGCACGGCCGGTCTGGCCGTCGAGATGGTGCGTCTGTTCCAGCTGGAGCTCGAGCACTACGAGAAGATCGAGGGCGTCCGACTCTCCCTGGACGGCAAGGCCAACCGGCTGGCCGCGATGATCCGGGGCAACCTTGGCGCCGCCATGCAGGGGCTCGCGGTCGTCCCGCTGTTCGCCGGGGTCGACCCGGCCCCGCGCGTCCCGGTCCTGCGCACCACCGGTGAGCGGTCGCCGGGCCGGATCTTCTCCTACGACGTGGTCGGCGGGAAGTACGAGGAACACGACTACCACGCCGTCGGTTCGGGCTCGCTGTTCGCCCGGTCGGCGCTCAAGAAGCGGTTCGACCCGTCCGCCGATCTGCCCGGTGCCGTCCGGGCCGCCGTCGAGGCGTTGTACGACGCGGCCGACGACGACACCGCCACCGGCGGGCCGGATCTGACCCGGCGCATCTATCCGGTGGTCGTCGCCATCACCGCCCAGGGGGCGGTGCGGTGGACCGACGACGCCGTGGGCGCCGTCGCCCAGGCCGTGGTCACCGGCCGGATGACCAACCCCGGCGGCTGA
- a CDS encoding hemolysin family protein, translating to MITNWLLLLLVVVLLGVSAFFVAAEFSLIAARRSVIEPLAVSSKRARATLKAMENVSLMMACAQFGITLCGVLLGALGEPAVASLLEPVFHDLGVPEGWLHPVALTVALLLVVSAHVALGEMVPKNIAIAGPEKTAMALAPPLQAVATMLGPIIRVLNFAANGIVRMLGREPKDEVASAFTREEVADLISESRAEGLLDADEHQLITSALDLDVAEVRTVLVPEDAVVTLAAGASPAEVERACQRTGFSRFPIREADGRLSGYLHIRDVVGRDDDRDEPIPTERIRPLPVVSADTDLRTALDTMRRLGAHLAQVVVPERATPVSTGSSPMTPGGSAPTAAPADASAPESHERGAGHDPAGTEPGDLLGVVMLEDVIETLIGEIRDATRRGPWTAAAGRDAGRA from the coding sequence ATGATCACCAACTGGTTGTTGCTGCTGCTGGTCGTCGTGCTGCTCGGGGTCAGCGCCTTCTTCGTCGCCGCCGAGTTCTCCCTCATCGCCGCGCGGCGCAGTGTGATCGAGCCGCTGGCCGTGTCCAGCAAACGGGCCCGGGCCACGCTCAAGGCGATGGAGAACGTCTCGTTGATGATGGCGTGCGCGCAGTTCGGGATCACCCTGTGCGGCGTGCTGCTCGGCGCCCTCGGCGAGCCCGCGGTGGCCAGCCTGCTCGAGCCGGTGTTCCACGATCTCGGCGTGCCCGAGGGATGGCTGCACCCGGTCGCGCTGACCGTGGCGCTGCTGCTGGTGGTCTCCGCGCACGTGGCGCTGGGCGAGATGGTGCCCAAGAACATCGCCATCGCCGGGCCGGAGAAGACCGCGATGGCGCTGGCCCCGCCCCTGCAGGCGGTGGCGACCATGCTCGGGCCGATCATCCGGGTGCTCAACTTCGCGGCCAACGGCATCGTCCGGATGCTCGGTCGCGAGCCGAAGGACGAGGTGGCCTCCGCGTTCACCCGCGAGGAGGTCGCCGACCTGATCTCCGAGTCGCGGGCCGAGGGCCTGCTGGACGCCGACGAACACCAGCTCATCACCTCGGCGCTGGATCTGGACGTCGCCGAGGTGCGCACGGTGCTCGTCCCGGAGGACGCCGTCGTCACCCTCGCCGCAGGGGCCAGCCCCGCCGAGGTGGAGCGGGCCTGCCAGCGGACCGGCTTCTCCCGCTTCCCCATCCGGGAAGCCGATGGGCGACTCAGCGGCTACCTGCACATCCGGGACGTGGTCGGCCGTGACGACGACCGCGACGAGCCCATCCCGACCGAGAGGATCCGTCCGCTCCCGGTGGTCAGCGCGGACACCGACCTGCGGACGGCACTGGACACCATGCGGCGCCTCGGCGCGCACCTCGCCCAGGTCGTCGTCCCGGAGCGGGCCACGCCGGTGTCGACGGGGTCCTCGCCGATGACCCCCGGGGGTTCCGCCCCGACGGCCGCCCCGGCGGACGCGAGCGCACCGGAGTCGCACGAGCGCGGAGCGGGCCACGATCCGGCGGGTACCGAACCGGGTGATCTTCTCGGTGTCGTCATGCTCGAGGACGTGATCGAGACGCTGATCGGGGAGATCCGCGACGCGACCCGGCGCGGTCCCTGGACCGCGGCGGCCGGTCGCGACGCGGGCCGGGCATAG
- a CDS encoding helix-turn-helix transcriptional regulator produces MATAKAERLLNLVIALVNSPRYRSVSWIRDKVAGYADATSDEAFFRMFERDKQELRELGIPLQTPPGTDDGYRIAAVDFTLPQLSFTPAEAAALALAGRLWETTVLGEAGSGALRKIRDAAGPGTPTDTVGTDVEASAADLLQPRVRTSDPAFTPLYAAVRAGKAVSFAYRKEVGGPTEPRALEPWGLVSFRGRWYVIGRDRGRGERRTFRLSRIVGPVKAVGRAGAVQAPAGVDLLAEVAASVERPSARTGTVRIRSGRAAGLRRSALNQLETPAGATPGTDDWDVVEIPVGHLWDTARMIAGHGPDVVVLTPPDLADAVVRLLSGLATPVAAGRGDGHE; encoded by the coding sequence GTGGCGACGGCGAAGGCGGAACGACTGCTCAACCTGGTCATCGCCCTGGTCAACTCACCGCGGTACCGGTCCGTGTCCTGGATCCGGGACAAGGTGGCCGGCTACGCCGACGCGACCAGCGACGAGGCCTTCTTCCGGATGTTCGAACGGGACAAGCAGGAACTGCGCGAGCTGGGCATCCCCCTGCAGACCCCGCCCGGTACGGACGACGGGTACCGGATCGCGGCCGTGGACTTCACGCTTCCCCAGCTCAGCTTCACCCCCGCCGAGGCCGCTGCGCTCGCGCTGGCCGGCCGGTTGTGGGAGACCACCGTGCTCGGCGAGGCGGGATCGGGCGCGCTGCGCAAGATCCGGGACGCGGCCGGCCCCGGCACCCCGACCGACACCGTCGGCACGGACGTCGAGGCATCCGCGGCCGATCTCCTGCAGCCCCGGGTGCGCACCTCCGACCCGGCGTTCACCCCGCTCTACGCCGCCGTCCGCGCCGGCAAGGCCGTGTCCTTCGCCTACCGCAAGGAGGTCGGCGGACCCACCGAACCCCGTGCTCTCGAACCGTGGGGGCTCGTGTCGTTCCGGGGTCGCTGGTACGTCATCGGACGGGACCGCGGACGCGGGGAACGCCGCACCTTCCGGCTGTCCCGCATCGTCGGGCCGGTCAAGGCGGTGGGCCGGGCGGGTGCCGTGCAGGCGCCGGCCGGGGTCGACCTGCTCGCCGAGGTCGCGGCCAGCGTGGAGCGACCGTCCGCCCGGACCGGCACCGTCCGCATCCGGTCCGGCCGGGCCGCCGGACTCCGCCGGTCCGCGCTGAACCAGCTGGAGACCCCGGCGGGTGCCACGCCGGGTACGGACGACTGGGACGTCGTCGAGATCCCGGTGGGTCACCTGTGGGACACCGCGCGGATGATCGCCGGGCACGGGCCGGACGTGGTCGTGCTGACCCCGCCGGACCTGGCCGACGCCGTGGTGCGGCTGTTGTCCGGGCTGGCCACCCCGGTGGCCGCGGGGCGGGGAGACGGACATGAGTGA
- a CDS encoding hemolysin family protein, whose translation MITQWVLLVVGFILIAGTALYVSAEFSLVTVDRATVARQAASGDRGAKSLMTGLRSLSTQLSGAQVGITVTTLALGFVMEPSLAQLLSGPLGALGLDEGVASSVSVIIALVVATVLSMVLGELVPKNIAIAEPLETAKQVITPMRVSTTLFRPLIWVLNGIANGVLRVIGIEPQEELRSARSSVELHSLVRRSAARGTLEAPTAGLLARSIAFSGKTAADVLTPRPRVRFVKASDPAGEIVAAAVETGHSRFPVSGEDSDDVVGLVHLKRAVAIPPDDRDGVSVRQLMVPVPVVPESIPLDDLLDQLREFGLQMAVVADEYGGTAGILTLEDVVEELVGEITDEHDPTAVRGERRSDGTWALPGTLRPDEIEELTGVSLPESGAYETVAGLLIARLGRMPQNGDTVEVSATMGAEARLGALAGQADDEPVPAEPEEDLPRAVTVRLTVHRLARRRIETVQLSAVQRDDPAEDGQRLQDESSAR comes from the coding sequence TTGATCACCCAGTGGGTGCTGCTCGTCGTCGGGTTCATCCTGATCGCCGGTACCGCCCTGTACGTGTCCGCCGAGTTCAGTCTGGTCACCGTGGACCGGGCGACGGTCGCCCGCCAGGCCGCCTCCGGGGACCGCGGGGCCAAGTCGCTCATGACCGGTCTGCGGTCGCTGTCCACGCAGCTGTCCGGGGCCCAGGTGGGGATCACCGTGACCACCCTGGCCCTGGGTTTCGTGATGGAGCCGTCCTTGGCCCAGCTGCTCAGCGGGCCGCTGGGCGCGTTGGGGCTGGACGAGGGCGTCGCGTCGTCGGTGTCGGTGATCATCGCCCTGGTCGTGGCGACCGTGCTGTCCATGGTCCTGGGTGAACTGGTACCCAAGAACATCGCCATCGCCGAGCCGCTGGAGACCGCGAAGCAGGTCATCACCCCGATGCGGGTGTCCACCACCCTCTTCCGGCCGCTGATCTGGGTGCTCAACGGCATCGCCAACGGCGTGCTCCGGGTGATCGGCATCGAGCCGCAGGAGGAACTCCGGTCCGCCCGTTCGTCGGTCGAGCTGCACTCGCTGGTCCGCCGGTCCGCCGCGCGCGGCACCCTGGAGGCGCCGACCGCCGGTCTGCTGGCCCGGTCCATCGCCTTCTCCGGCAAGACCGCGGCCGACGTGCTGACCCCGCGGCCGCGGGTGCGGTTCGTCAAGGCCTCGGACCCGGCCGGGGAGATCGTGGCCGCCGCCGTGGAGACCGGTCACTCGCGGTTCCCGGTGTCCGGGGAGGATTCCGACGACGTGGTCGGCCTCGTCCACCTCAAGCGGGCGGTGGCCATCCCGCCCGACGACCGGGACGGGGTGAGCGTGCGCCAGCTGATGGTGCCGGTCCCCGTGGTGCCCGAGTCGATCCCGCTGGACGACCTGCTCGACCAGCTGCGTGAGTTCGGCCTGCAGATGGCGGTGGTGGCCGACGAGTACGGCGGCACCGCCGGCATCCTCACGCTGGAGGACGTGGTCGAGGAGCTGGTCGGTGAGATCACCGACGAGCACGACCCCACGGCGGTGCGCGGCGAGCGGCGGAGCGACGGCACCTGGGCGTTGCCGGGCACCCTGCGCCCCGACGAGATCGAGGAGCTGACCGGGGTCAGCCTGCCCGAGTCGGGCGCGTACGAGACGGTGGCCGGTCTGCTGATCGCCCGCCTCGGCCGGATGCCGCAGAACGGGGACACCGTGGAGGTCTCGGCCACGATGGGCGCGGAGGCCCGCCTCGGCGCCCTGGCCGGTCAGGCCGACGACGAACCCGTGCCCGCCGAACCGGAGGAGGACCTGCCGCGTGCCGTCACCGTCCGGCTGACCGTGCACCGGCTGGCCCGCCGGCGCATCGAGACGGTGCAGCTGTCCGCCGTCCAGCGTGACGATCCGGCCGAGGACGGCCAGCGCCTCCAGGACGAGAGCAGCGCCCGATGA
- a CDS encoding helix-turn-helix transcriptional regulator: MSETATGRLARMLAMVPYISRRPGVALADLAAEFGVSTAQVGADLDLLMVCGLPGYYPDDLIDVVLDEEGGTVAIAFDAGIERPVRLTADEAVALTVALRALAELPGLVDASAVLSALAKLEGAGAAGLEGAGVRVAAADAAPALGTVRQGVSERRRMEMRYYTASRDQVTDRTVDPIRLLVTDGHSYLEAYCHLAASVRFFRVDRIDAVRLLDEPAQAPLWVDSDVPDRVFHPDPHVEPVTLALGASARWIAEYYPVEDPLPDDPDEATPERSGSSAATGGDAVHVRIRAGEDWLVRLVLSQGGAASFVDRPDLDAAVRDRATEALLAYRV; this comes from the coding sequence ATGAGTGAGACCGCGACCGGGCGACTGGCCCGGATGCTGGCGATGGTCCCGTACATCTCCCGGCGCCCCGGGGTGGCGCTGGCCGACCTGGCCGCCGAGTTCGGGGTGAGCACCGCCCAGGTCGGCGCCGACCTGGATCTGCTCATGGTGTGCGGGCTGCCCGGCTACTACCCGGACGACCTCATCGACGTGGTGCTCGACGAGGAGGGCGGCACCGTCGCCATCGCCTTCGACGCCGGCATCGAACGGCCGGTCCGGTTGACCGCCGACGAGGCCGTCGCGCTCACCGTGGCGCTGCGGGCCCTGGCCGAGCTCCCCGGCCTGGTGGATGCCTCGGCGGTGCTGTCCGCCCTGGCCAAGCTGGAGGGTGCGGGCGCCGCCGGTCTGGAGGGTGCCGGGGTGCGGGTCGCCGCGGCCGACGCCGCCCCCGCGCTGGGCACCGTTCGGCAGGGGGTGAGCGAACGGCGCCGCATGGAGATGCGGTACTACACCGCCTCCCGCGACCAGGTCACCGACCGCACCGTGGACCCGATCCGGTTGCTGGTCACCGATGGGCACAGCTACCTCGAGGCGTACTGCCACCTCGCGGCGTCCGTCCGGTTCTTCCGGGTCGACCGCATCGACGCGGTCCGCCTGCTCGACGAACCCGCCCAGGCCCCGCTCTGGGTCGACTCGGACGTGCCCGACCGGGTGTTCCACCCCGACCCGCACGTCGAGCCGGTGACCCTGGCCCTGGGGGCGAGCGCCCGGTGGATCGCCGAGTACTACCCGGTGGAGGACCCGCTCCCGGACGACCCCGACGAGGCCACCCCGGAGCGGTCCGGCTCGTCCGCGGCCACCGGCGGTGACGCGGTGCACGTGCGGATCCGGGCGGGCGAGGACTGGCTGGTCCGCCTGGTGCTGTCCCAGGGCGGTGCCGCGTCCTTCGTCGACCGTCCCGACCTGGACGCCGCGGTGCGCGACCGCGCCACCGAGGCGCTGCTCGCCTACCGGGTCTGA
- a CDS encoding FxsA family protein: MAAIALFVILELVVLLGVGSLIGAGWTLLLVLATSALGIWLARTQGARALTDLTRAVRERRQPQNEVTDGLLIGGGAMLMVLPGFIGDLVGLALILPPTRKLIRRRLVRAAQARAVALGVPGGGPVVDGGVIVDGPAAGPDARVGVIRVLGVGQVPTGAFADGARSTGLRRVHGEVIDADVVEGQVIDGVVVDGSRVDPDAGPAGGAARR, translated from the coding sequence ATGGCTGCCATCGCACTGTTCGTCATCCTCGAGCTGGTCGTCCTGCTGGGCGTGGGTTCCCTGATCGGCGCCGGCTGGACCCTGCTGCTGGTGCTCGCCACCTCGGCCCTGGGCATCTGGCTGGCCCGCACCCAGGGCGCCCGGGCGCTGACCGATCTGACCCGTGCGGTGCGCGAACGCCGCCAGCCGCAGAACGAGGTGACGGACGGTCTGCTGATCGGTGGCGGCGCCATGCTGATGGTGCTGCCCGGCTTCATCGGTGACCTCGTCGGTCTCGCGCTGATCCTGCCGCCCACCCGCAAGCTGATCCGGCGTCGGCTGGTGCGCGCCGCGCAGGCCCGGGCCGTCGCGCTCGGCGTTCCCGGCGGTGGTCCGGTCGTCGACGGCGGTGTGATCGTGGACGGTCCCGCCGCGGGGCCGGACGCCCGGGTCGGCGTGATCCGCGTGCTCGGCGTGGGGCAGGTTCCGACCGGTGCGTTCGCGGACGGGGCCCGGTCGACCGGGCTGCGCCGGGTCCACGGCGAGGTGATCGACGCCGATGTCGTCGAGGGCCAGGTCATCGACGGGGTCGTCGTGGACGGCAGCAGGGTCGACCCGGACGCGGGCCCGGCCGGCGGTGCGGCACGCCGCTGA